Proteins encoded within one genomic window of Acidiferrobacter thiooxydans:
- the pgsA gene encoding CDP-diacylglycerol--glycerol-3-phosphate 3-phosphatidyltransferase, with protein sequence MPLNAPNILTLLRIALIPVFVLVYFLPVSWANVGTAGFFLLAALTDWLDGYLARRWNQSSAFGAFLDPVADKLMVATALIMIVANPKLHPPLLSTSLFSVVVLVIIGREIAVSALREWMAEVGKRKSVAVSVVGKFKTGVQMVAILLLLYERPVIGVSAFRAGELLLYIAALLTLWSMGVYLKAAWPELTRGEGESR encoded by the coding sequence GTGCCCCTGAACGCACCCAATATCCTGACGCTACTCCGGATCGCACTCATTCCGGTGTTCGTGCTCGTGTATTTCCTTCCGGTCTCATGGGCCAATGTCGGGACCGCGGGATTCTTTTTGCTGGCGGCCCTCACGGACTGGCTGGATGGGTATCTCGCGCGGCGATGGAACCAGTCGTCGGCGTTCGGGGCGTTTCTCGATCCGGTGGCGGACAAACTCATGGTAGCCACGGCGCTCATCATGATCGTGGCCAATCCCAAATTGCATCCACCACTGCTCAGCACCTCGCTCTTTTCCGTCGTGGTGTTGGTCATCATCGGTCGCGAGATCGCAGTCTCGGCATTGCGCGAGTGGATGGCGGAGGTGGGTAAGCGCAAGAGTGTCGCGGTGTCGGTGGTGGGCAAGTTCAAGACCGGCGTGCAGATGGTGGCGATCCTGCTATTGCTCTACGAGCGGCCGGTCATAGGTGTCTCGGCGTTCCGGGCCGGCGAACTCCTTCTTTATATTGCAGCCCTGCTCACGCTCTGGTCGATGGGCGTCTATCTGAAGGCGGCGTGGCCGGAACTGACGAGAGGGGAGGGCGAGAGTCGGTAG